A genomic region of Denitromonas sp. contains the following coding sequences:
- a CDS encoding DNA translocase FtsK, with product MATSSLKGMAADPSVAGVKKTDLFRVDPRLLDEEEGFNLRDYSDPEVIAHIEGFADSYANGRYVPPLVVRTTVDGRIVPVEGHCRRRGALLAIERGAELAFVDCVSFKGGDTERVEVMLRSAEGLKLKPLEVAMGYLRLNRMGHSNAKIAEVMRKTPARVEQMLLLATANHDVHELVRAGTVTADAAIEAIREHRENAGPFLLGKLEEAKGQGKAKVTRGVMRGPSLPPKVLTTVVGSLEVMVTRLDPATRRKLAEFEGLEPGQLEGKKIEVDAAALLELVKAHVAVDEVKTKREAAAAAAKAAASQQELSMDGDGPSEAGAADVAAGEGNDELLDEAAEIVRAEGRASISLVQRKLRIGYNRAARLLESLEAKGVVTPMDGKGERKVIG from the coding sequence ATGGCAACGTCCTCTTTGAAAGGCATGGCCGCCGACCCCAGCGTGGCCGGTGTAAAGAAAACCGACCTCTTCCGCGTCGATCCGCGTCTGCTCGATGAGGAAGAGGGCTTCAACCTTCGCGACTACAGCGACCCCGAGGTAATCGCGCACATCGAAGGATTTGCGGACTCCTACGCGAACGGACGCTACGTCCCGCCGCTCGTCGTCAGAACGACCGTCGATGGGCGCATCGTGCCCGTTGAAGGGCACTGCCGCCGCCGTGGGGCGCTGCTCGCCATTGAGCGGGGGGCAGAACTGGCCTTCGTGGATTGCGTGTCCTTCAAGGGCGGCGACACCGAGCGGGTCGAGGTGATGCTGCGCAGCGCCGAAGGCTTGAAGCTCAAGCCGCTTGAGGTAGCGATGGGCTACCTGCGCCTGAATAGGATGGGGCACTCGAACGCCAAGATCGCGGAAGTGATGCGCAAGACTCCGGCGCGGGTCGAGCAGATGCTGCTGCTCGCGACCGCGAATCATGACGTGCATGAGTTGGTGCGGGCGGGCACCGTCACCGCCGATGCGGCAATCGAGGCGATTCGAGAGCATCGCGAGAATGCCGGGCCGTTCCTGCTTGGCAAGCTCGAAGAGGCGAAGGGGCAGGGCAAGGCCAAGGTCACGCGAGGGGTGATGCGTGGGCCTAGCCTCCCCCCGAAAGTGTTGACCACGGTCGTCGGGTCGCTGGAGGTGATGGTCACGCGCCTTGATCCGGCGACGCGCCGGAAGCTCGCGGAGTTCGAGGGACTGGAGCCGGGGCAGCTTGAGGGCAAGAAGATCGAGGTTGATGCGGCTGCTCTGCTCGAACTGGTGAAGGCGCACGTTGCTGTCGATGAAGTGAAGACCAAGCGCGAGGCGGCTGCGGCTGCGGCCAAGGCGGCTGCATCGCAGCAGGAGCTTTCGATGGATGGTGATGGGCCGAGCGAGGCCGGGGCTGCTGATGTGGCGGCTGGCGAGGGCAATGACGAGCTTCTGGATGAGGCTGCCGAGATCGTGCGGGCCGAGGGTCGGGCTTCCATCTCCCTCGTGCAGCGGAAGCTGAGAATCGGCTACAACAGGGCAGCGCGGTTGCTTGAATCCCTCGAAGCAAAAGGTGTGGTCACGCCGATGGACGGCAAGGGTGAGCGGAAGGTGATCGGATGA
- a CDS encoding helix-turn-helix domain-containing protein has product MTTHAKPKATTKRMTPEEFKAEIQRRGWTYRALAERWDVSDNWISKIARNENRPLHWDDAVRGLPMVMK; this is encoded by the coding sequence ATGACTACGCACGCAAAACCGAAGGCAACCACAAAGCGCATGACGCCGGAAGAGTTCAAGGCAGAAATCCAGCGGCGAGGCTGGACGTACCGCGCTCTTGCGGAGCGATGGGACGTATCGGACAACTGGATCAGCAAGATCGCCCGGAACGAAAACCGTCCGCTCCACTGGGATGATGCGGTGCGTGGCCTGCCTATGGTCATGAAATAG
- a CDS encoding DUF5710 domain-containing protein, with the protein MHINYGIDAGARKRGEHAPVTWNSKVAVNGHCLMVGMSGAGKTYNLRKMIRQMQDSSEGKPLRFHVFDVHGDIEIEGASSVMFSEQTTYGMNPLRVNPDPHFGGIRKRVQGFITTINRVMRALGPKQEAALRNILYDIYTRHGFKQDDPSTWHIDESMARLVSDGSDGRLYIDVPMAEKDDAKALGARWDSLQRCWFIQTEDYQGGITRWAPKTLARTHPSISDALRMARHILQMSFLGTGQAAITNLEIANKAAAAYQRKLLEALRRGDKAFADEKLEADLDKAKQKAIDTFTEYANSIVTGRELGDLMKYDSTDVLKSVVDRLENLNAIGIFKAVPPPFDPASQVWRYNIKALSMEERKLFVLFRLEEIFADAVQRGEQDDVVEVVILDEAHIYADDDPDNIINNIAKEARKFGLAMICASQSPTHFTEDFISSVATKVILGIDEMYWRGSVTKMRVTEEALAWIKPQKTMLVQLKTRGETRNDWRWTLIG; encoded by the coding sequence ATGCACATCAACTACGGCATCGACGCCGGAGCCAGAAAGCGCGGCGAGCACGCTCCGGTGACGTGGAACAGCAAGGTTGCGGTGAACGGTCACTGCCTCATGGTCGGCATGTCCGGGGCAGGCAAAACCTACAACCTGCGCAAGATGATCCGGCAGATGCAGGACAGCAGCGAAGGCAAGCCCCTGCGCTTTCACGTCTTCGACGTGCATGGCGACATCGAGATCGAAGGCGCGAGCAGCGTCATGTTCAGCGAACAGACCACCTACGGCATGAACCCGCTGCGCGTGAACCCCGACCCGCACTTCGGCGGCATCCGCAAGCGGGTTCAGGGCTTCATCACCACGATCAACCGCGTCATGCGTGCGCTCGGCCCCAAGCAGGAGGCCGCGCTTCGCAACATCCTTTACGACATCTACACCCGCCACGGCTTCAAGCAGGACGACCCCTCGACGTGGCACATCGACGAAAGCATGGCACGCCTTGTTTCGGACGGCTCTGATGGCCGCCTCTACATCGACGTGCCGATGGCGGAGAAAGACGACGCCAAGGCGCTCGGCGCACGCTGGGATTCGCTCCAGCGGTGCTGGTTCATCCAGACCGAGGACTATCAGGGCGGCATCACTCGCTGGGCACCGAAGACCCTTGCCCGCACCCACCCATCCATCAGCGATGCGCTGCGCATGGCCCGGCACATCTTGCAGATGAGCTTTTTGGGAACTGGTCAGGCCGCAATCACCAATCTTGAAATTGCCAACAAGGCAGCCGCTGCCTACCAACGCAAGCTGCTTGAGGCGCTGCGCCGGGGCGACAAGGCGTTTGCGGACGAGAAGCTGGAGGCCGATCTCGACAAGGCCAAGCAGAAGGCCATCGACACCTTCACCGAGTACGCGAACTCCATCGTAACCGGGCGCGAACTCGGCGACCTCATGAAGTACGACTCGACCGACGTGCTCAAGAGCGTCGTGGATCGCCTCGAAAACCTGAACGCCATCGGCATCTTCAAGGCCGTGCCGCCGCCGTTCGATCCGGCCTCCCAAGTGTGGCGCTACAACATCAAGGCGCTGAGCATGGAGGAACGCAAGCTGTTCGTGCTCTTCCGGCTGGAGGAAATCTTCGCCGACGCGGTGCAGCGTGGCGAGCAGGATGATGTGGTTGAAGTGGTCATTCTGGACGAGGCGCACATCTACGCCGACGACGACCCAGACAACATCATCAACAACATTGCCAAGGAAGCGCGGAAGTTCGGCCTCGCGATGATCTGCGCGAGCCAGTCCCCCACCCACTTCACCGAAGACTTCATCTCTTCGGTGGCGACCAAGGTCATTCTCGGCATCGACGAGATGTACTGGCGCGGCTCTGTCACCAAGATGCGCGTCACCGAAGAGGCGCTGGCGTGGATCAAGCCCCAGAAGACCATGCTCGTGCAACTCAAAACTCGCGGCGAAACCCGCAACGACTGGCGCTGGACGCTGATCGGCTAG
- a CDS encoding nicotinamide mononucleotide transporter: MDNLYELIGASTGIAGAILLAIKCRFSAWAWPLWIVSGVAWIVYAQATSTYGLLAQQVVFTTINLIGTWRWLIQPIAQKTGVRLAGTPAANAATPTTDRNQ; encoded by the coding sequence ATGGACAACCTGTACGAACTGATCGGAGCCAGCACCGGCATCGCAGGGGCGATTCTGCTCGCCATCAAGTGCCGCTTCTCCGCATGGGCGTGGCCGCTATGGATCGTCTCGGGCGTCGCGTGGATCGTCTACGCGCAGGCCACTAGCACCTACGGCCTGCTGGCCCAGCAGGTTGTCTTCACCACCATCAACCTGATCGGCACATGGCGCTGGCTCATCCAGCCCATCGCCCAGAAAACCGGGGTGCGGCTGGCCGGGACTCCAGCCGCGAATGCAGCTACTCCAACCACAGACAGGAACCAGTGA